The DNA segment TACGGGCAATCTTTACCCCTTCTTCTAAGTTTCCAATATGAATATCAATGCTTAATTGATCCTGCTCAAACTTCCAAAGTTTCATCGCTTCCGCTAATCCCTGGTAAGGTGCTACCACCAGAACTTTTATCATAATCATCCCTCATTACTTGTTGCATTTTTCAACAATTTTATTGTTTCACAACTTAATCGGATTAGCAAGAAGCAGGAAACACTTTTAGAAAAGTACCTTGTATTCTATAGGTATTATTCTTTCGGTACATTTTCAAGTTATAACTCAGCTTAGAAACACGTATAATAAAATAGTCCTAGTGGGTTGCCCCCTCACGATTCATACATCCGCATAAATAGGCTATCCCTTTAGGAACAGCTACGCATGTTATCGTACATTTTATCAACTGCAAAATTCTACCTTATTCATAACTGATTTCGAGAAGCACTACTAGTAGAATTAAAAAAGGGGTTTAAATGCATATGAAACTGCGCTATTAAGCTTGTTATTTTCCTGAATAGAAGGTAGAATACGAAATAAAACGCTTTCTTTTTCTGAAAGCTAATAATTTTTGTTTTAAACATATTGGTAATCTATCAATATGATTTAAATATGCATAAAAAATTATAAGGGGGTATTCTTTTGAAGAAAAGAACGTTATTTTTATTCGTATTAGTTTTGACTATCGGCATGATTCTAAGTGCCTGTGGCGAGAGCGGAAAAGGCGGCGGTTCCAGCAATGGTGAGGGTGGAAGCGAAGGCGGAGAAGCAAAGACTAACCTTACTATGGGAACAGGTAGTGTTGGAGGCGTTTATTATCCGCTAGGTGGAGAAATGGCAAACCTTTGGACAGATAATATTGATGTAGAAGGGTTTGACGTAAGTTCTGTCGAGTCTGGTGCCTCTGTTGAGAACATCGCTAAAATACAAGCGGGTGAATTCCAGCTTGGGATTGCTCAAAATACAACGATGATTAACGCTACAGAAGGTAAAGGAGAATTCGAAGGGAAGAAAATGGATAATGTAGGAGTGATCGGGTCCCTTTATCCTGAAGCATTGCAAGTTGTTACATTGGACTCGACTGGAATTGAGTCAATTGAGGATTTAAAAGGAAAGCGTGTTGCGATTGGACCGCCAGGCGGAGCGACTCGTGAAGCAGCCGAACTTGTTTTATCAGCCTATGGTCTGGAAGAAGGCGATTACGAAGCGTACGAAGAAGGTTTCGGTGACGCTAAAAGTAAATTACAAAACGGTACAATTGATGCTTCATTTGCCGTTGTCGGTGTGCCTTCATCAACAACAGATGAGCTAGCTGCAGCTACTAATGAAGTGAATTTCCTTGACATCGAAGGAGAAGCACTCAAAAAAGTAACTGAAAACAGCCAATATGAAGCTTATACAGTAGAGCCGGGCACATACGAATGGCAAGACGAGCCTGTACAAACAGTTACAGCTATGGCTTTATTATTAGCATCTAAGGATCAAGTAAGTGAGGACTTAGCTTACAAGATGACGAAGACACTTTATGAACAAGCTGGCGAAATGACGATTGCACAAGCAAAATTAATTACAAATGATAGCGCGCTGACTGGCGCTAAGGATCTTCCTCTTCACCCGGGTGCTGAGAAGTACTTTAAGGAAGCAGGAATCATCGAATAGTAGTTGGCGTAAGAACCGGACATCGATGTCCGGTTCTTTCACCTCATTGCTATTTTTCACAGGGAAACGGAGGTTGAACAGTGGCTACACATGATAATAAAGAAATAGACAAACACGAACTGATGGCCAAGTATGATAAAGAAAGTGCCTTTCGTACGAATTTAGGGCCATGGGGATGGGTGACATTGATCCTCGGCGGTGCCTTGACTATTTTTCAGCTGTATACAGCTTTTAGAGGAGCTTATGTATCGCTGATCCAAGGGGCAATTCACTTAGGGGCAGCCCTATGTTTGGTATATCTCTTATACCCAATCAAATCTTCCATGACTAAGAATCGCGGGGTCCCATGGTATGATGCACTCTTAGCGATTGCCGCATTATTTGCTAACTACTACATTATCTACAACTATAACCGCTTAATAAATGAAGCGATTATTTTTGGTTT comes from the Halobacillus shinanisalinarum genome and includes:
- a CDS encoding TAXI family TRAP transporter solute-binding subunit yields the protein MKKRTLFLFVLVLTIGMILSACGESGKGGGSSNGEGGSEGGEAKTNLTMGTGSVGGVYYPLGGEMANLWTDNIDVEGFDVSSVESGASVENIAKIQAGEFQLGIAQNTTMINATEGKGEFEGKKMDNVGVIGSLYPEALQVVTLDSTGIESIEDLKGKRVAIGPPGGATREAAELVLSAYGLEEGDYEAYEEGFGDAKSKLQNGTIDASFAVVGVPSSTTDELAAATNEVNFLDIEGEALKKVTENSQYEAYTVEPGTYEWQDEPVQTVTAMALLLASKDQVSEDLAYKMTKTLYEQAGEMTIAQAKLITNDSALTGAKDLPLHPGAEKYFKEAGIIE